Proteins from a single region of Vibrio sp. DW001:
- a CDS encoding LysR family transcriptional regulator, giving the protein MDKIDTMKTFLMVVQEGSFSKAAEKLNMSPQLVSKYVLALEENLRTRLLHRTTRKVSTTEAGDRYYLRCQQVIEDIEDMEYSLTNLGQHVSGVLTISAPMSFGVKHLPKLLVDFQSRYPDLELDLKLTDVKIDIVEEGVDVALRIGKLKSSSLIAKKIAPINIAIMASPEYLQKKGTPQSPEELQYHTYLKYAYTDASFLFSRFDKKLVDLKLSSNMTANNGDLLVNAAICGGGIVIQPTFIAGEALANGALTRILVDYEPEAVGLYMVYANRKFLPSKVRGFVDFVSEYYGDEPYWDRISSSEV; this is encoded by the coding sequence ATGGATAAGATCGATACAATGAAAACCTTCTTGATGGTGGTTCAGGAAGGATCGTTTTCAAAAGCCGCTGAAAAGCTCAATATGTCACCTCAGTTGGTTAGTAAATATGTTTTGGCATTGGAAGAAAATCTGCGAACTCGCTTGTTGCATCGTACGACAAGAAAGGTGAGTACGACGGAAGCCGGTGATCGATACTATCTCCGTTGCCAACAAGTGATCGAAGATATTGAGGATATGGAATATTCGCTGACAAATTTAGGGCAGCATGTTTCTGGTGTATTGACGATAAGCGCCCCTATGTCGTTTGGCGTCAAGCATTTGCCTAAGTTATTGGTGGATTTTCAGTCTCGGTATCCTGACCTTGAATTAGATCTGAAGCTTACAGATGTAAAAATAGATATTGTAGAAGAAGGGGTCGATGTCGCACTTAGGATTGGAAAACTAAAGAGTTCGTCTTTGATTGCGAAGAAAATCGCACCTATCAACATTGCTATCATGGCATCGCCAGAATATTTGCAGAAAAAAGGCACGCCACAGTCACCGGAAGAATTGCAATATCATACCTATCTTAAATATGCTTATACAGACGCCTCTTTTCTTTTTAGCCGATTTGATAAAAAATTAGTGGATTTAAAGCTATCGAGTAACATGACTGCAAATAATGGTGACCTATTAGTTAACGCGGCGATATGTGGTGGTGGAATTGTCATTCAACCCACTTTTATAGCAGGTGAAGCGTTAGCAAACGGCGCTTTAACGCGTATTTTGGTCGATTATGAACCAGAAGCAGTTGGACTTTATATGGTCTATGCAAACAGGAAGTTTCTGCCAAGTAAGGTGCGTGGTTTTGTCGATTTTGTTTCTGAATACTATGGAGATGAACCATACTGGGACCGAATATCGTCAAGTGAAGTATAA
- the narQ gene encoding nitrate/nitrite two-component system sensor histidine kinase NarQ translates to MRRAQISVTKTIARAMIIILLLSVISTLITLISLYSNLDDAEAINIAGSLRMQSYRLAFDIETQSVLFYDHIVSYERSLNSPTLRAIENWITPDSLVNNYQQLLERWEALHPALLSENKFSYLDEVATYVNQIDIFVYELQKFSQLKLQILSLAYGVVFLLILTVVSYVIYFSQKKIVKPLRQLMVASKEVQSGNFSFKLRIRSQNELGVLAGAFNGMSTELEKYYSELEQKISEKTHRLEHAKNSLEVLYGCQQELSVSHLGEDNFKKILSYLQATEGVTAVRLVVKEAHAEWDLLVGDADNSTWHFEPLKIDDDIMGKLEWQFTLPCPDQELIANVTNILARGLYYNNTQKQTQQLLLMEERATIARELHDSIAQSLSYLKIQTTLLNRSIAKPNMELAGETAKEIDTQLSATYTQLRELLSTFRLTIGKANLEEALQELLKPLEEQTKAEIILDNTLASISLRANHQVHVIQLIREAVLNAIKHANASEIKINCHQQDRSVNISIVDNGNGFCTSIEKLNHYGLTIMSERADRLNGELKVFSSPGEGCTVQLFFPLQM, encoded by the coding sequence TTGCGACGCGCTCAGATTTCTGTAACGAAAACAATTGCAAGAGCAATGATAATCATTCTCCTTTTATCAGTGATATCAACACTGATAACATTGATATCGCTATACTCCAATTTAGATGATGCCGAAGCCATAAATATTGCGGGTTCCCTTCGCATGCAGAGTTATCGCTTAGCCTTTGATATAGAGACACAATCGGTCCTATTTTATGATCATATTGTCAGCTATGAACGTTCTCTAAACTCGCCAACGTTACGTGCTATTGAAAATTGGATAACGCCAGATTCATTGGTAAATAATTATCAACAATTATTAGAACGTTGGGAGGCTCTACACCCAGCTTTGTTATCAGAAAACAAATTTTCCTACTTAGATGAAGTTGCCACATACGTCAATCAAATCGATATTTTTGTCTATGAGTTACAGAAATTCTCTCAACTAAAACTTCAAATATTATCTCTCGCTTATGGAGTGGTTTTTTTACTTATATTGACGGTTGTTTCATATGTCATTTATTTTTCTCAGAAAAAAATCGTAAAACCACTGAGACAATTAATGGTTGCAAGCAAAGAGGTCCAATCTGGTAATTTCAGTTTCAAATTGAGAATTAGGAGTCAAAATGAGCTTGGTGTATTAGCTGGCGCTTTTAACGGAATGTCCACTGAATTAGAAAAATACTATTCTGAGCTTGAACAAAAAATTTCTGAGAAAACACACCGTTTAGAGCATGCTAAAAACTCCCTTGAGGTTCTATATGGATGTCAACAAGAACTCTCTGTCAGCCATTTAGGTGAAGACAATTTTAAGAAAATACTCTCTTACTTACAGGCTACAGAAGGGGTGACTGCGGTACGTCTAGTTGTTAAAGAGGCTCATGCAGAATGGGATCTTCTCGTCGGTGACGCAGACAACTCTACTTGGCATTTTGAACCGCTAAAAATTGATGACGATATAATGGGGAAACTTGAATGGCAGTTCACCCTCCCTTGCCCTGACCAAGAGCTCATCGCTAACGTAACCAATATTCTTGCTCGCGGTCTATACTATAATAATACTCAGAAACAGACCCAACAACTGTTGCTAATGGAAGAGCGCGCAACCATTGCCAGAGAGTTGCACGATTCGATTGCACAGTCTCTATCTTACTTAAAAATTCAAACGACGTTACTCAATCGAAGTATTGCGAAGCCGAATATGGAACTTGCGGGCGAAACAGCAAAAGAAATAGACACGCAACTGAGTGCGACTTATACACAGTTACGCGAACTGCTCAGTACGTTTAGATTGACGATTGGCAAAGCAAATCTAGAGGAAGCATTGCAAGAACTACTGAAACCATTAGAAGAGCAGACAAAGGCGGAGATAATTCTAGACAACACACTCGCATCAATATCTCTTCGCGCAAACCACCAGGTACACGTTATACAGCTGATTAGAGAAGCCGTACTCAACGCCATAAAACACGCAAATGCATCCGAAATAAAGATAAATTGTCACCAACAAGATCGATCAGTTAATATCAGTATTGTTGATAATGGTAACGGATTCTGCACTAGCATTGAAAAGCTCAACCATTACGGCTTAACCATCATGTCTGAACGCGCTGATCGTCTGAATGGTGAGCTCAAAGTATTTAGTAGCCCGGGCGAAGGCTGTACAGTACAGCTGTTTTTTCCCTTACAGATGTAG
- a CDS encoding DUF4344 domain-containing metallopeptidase, with the protein MRLITAVILTFFCITTAYANESVQVTFSTPQSVAEEQAMQDIKVSGVSNTIVDLSNKWFPFNNTLFIQFGGSEGPLYDPEKHTVFIPYRFYIESRDYFDKNDYEKKFGKSAKDGALDTLLHTLLHEAGHAYIADNHIPVLGKEEDAVDNFASIILLNYVDSGDDIAIGAADMFAFESDDRPDYYEFGEYIDEHSFDLQRYFSTLCLVYGSNPDKYNYLLDEVEQDYLKDRKEYCLYNFDAMTQNWLVYLGPHENQ; encoded by the coding sequence ATGAGGCTCATCACTGCTGTAATTCTTACCTTTTTCTGTATTACTACCGCTTACGCCAATGAAAGTGTACAGGTAACGTTTTCGACTCCACAGTCCGTTGCTGAAGAGCAAGCAATGCAAGACATAAAGGTCAGTGGGGTAAGTAATACTATTGTCGATTTATCAAACAAATGGTTTCCTTTCAACAATACCTTATTCATTCAGTTTGGTGGTAGCGAAGGACCACTTTACGACCCAGAAAAGCACACTGTATTTATTCCCTATCGCTTCTATATTGAATCACGCGACTACTTCGATAAGAATGATTACGAAAAGAAATTTGGCAAATCGGCTAAAGATGGTGCTCTAGATACTTTATTACATACACTTTTACATGAAGCTGGCCATGCCTATATCGCAGACAACCATATTCCTGTGTTAGGTAAAGAAGAAGATGCGGTTGATAACTTTGCATCAATCATATTATTAAATTACGTCGATTCAGGCGACGATATAGCCATCGGCGCTGCCGATATGTTTGCCTTTGAATCCGATGACAGACCTGACTACTATGAGTTTGGTGAGTATATCGACGAACATAGCTTTGACTTACAGCGCTATTTTTCAACCTTATGTTTAGTGTATGGAAGTAACCCAGATAAATATAATTATTTATTGGATGAAGTAGAACAAGATTATCTAAAAGACCGCAAGGAATACTGTCTCTATAATTTCGATGCCATGACGCAGAACTGGTTGGTTTATTTAGGGCCGCATGAAAACCAATAA
- a CDS encoding diguanylate cyclase, which produces MTDHIDTALPLDVKTLSVVFAHIETAVILASLDRKIVSINDAAKTLFGFSDKEVLNQSTRMLYANEHDFSDLGRNRFNDTADYIDESSVATFKNKSGYIFKCQVTGGPIKNAAGKSLFYVAMIQDDSSRLNAEETLNKLHSITSNQQLSFKQRLEAILLLGCDHYGLPIGIFSKIDGNRYVIQQAVHPDNQLEEQMAFALDETYCTHVFQANKAKGFHNVATSEIESHPCYQNFKLEAYIGVPVFVDGLRYGTLNFSSNSPTKPFIRQDYELIRLFAEWVGHEIARNNDLDALKNAHDQLEILANTDALTGLANRGFLEQVLQDYLQNRFRHKHGLVVALFDFDNFKDINDKHGHDIGDEALKVFAHVANEFSRSDDVYGRWGGEEFLAIFPTKNVQGVSTSLERLQNNIRQAGLKIADKAIILTVSVGVTMLEDADDIYTLLKRVDTLLYKAKDNGRDRIEIG; this is translated from the coding sequence ATGACTGACCACATTGATACAGCATTGCCACTAGACGTCAAGACACTCTCAGTTGTGTTTGCGCATATAGAAACAGCCGTCATACTCGCGAGCTTAGACCGAAAAATTGTCAGCATTAACGACGCAGCAAAAACACTTTTCGGTTTTAGTGACAAAGAAGTACTAAACCAAAGTACTCGAATGCTATACGCCAATGAGCACGATTTTTCTGATTTAGGTAGAAATCGTTTTAATGACACAGCCGACTATATCGACGAGTCTTCTGTCGCTACCTTCAAAAATAAATCTGGATATATTTTTAAGTGCCAAGTGACCGGAGGACCTATAAAGAATGCTGCAGGAAAAAGCCTCTTCTATGTTGCGATGATTCAGGATGACTCCTCGCGCCTTAATGCGGAAGAGACGTTGAACAAACTCCACTCCATAACCTCCAATCAACAGCTTAGTTTCAAACAAAGATTAGAGGCCATACTCCTGTTGGGTTGTGACCACTATGGTTTACCTATCGGGATATTTAGTAAAATTGATGGTAATCGTTATGTCATTCAACAGGCTGTACACCCGGACAACCAGTTAGAAGAACAAATGGCCTTTGCTTTAGATGAGACATATTGCACACACGTTTTTCAGGCTAACAAAGCAAAAGGATTTCATAACGTTGCGACGAGTGAAATTGAATCTCATCCTTGTTATCAAAATTTCAAACTCGAAGCATACATAGGCGTGCCAGTGTTCGTTGATGGCCTACGTTATGGCACACTCAACTTCTCAAGTAATTCACCAACCAAACCATTTATAAGACAAGATTATGAATTGATCCGATTATTCGCGGAGTGGGTAGGCCATGAGATTGCTCGCAATAATGACCTAGATGCATTGAAGAACGCCCACGATCAACTCGAAATATTAGCCAATACTGACGCATTAACTGGATTAGCTAATCGAGGATTTCTAGAACAAGTATTACAAGACTATTTACAAAATAGATTTCGACATAAACATGGACTAGTTGTAGCACTATTTGATTTTGACAATTTCAAAGACATTAACGATAAACATGGCCATGATATTGGAGACGAGGCGTTAAAGGTTTTTGCTCATGTTGCCAATGAATTTAGCCGGAGTGATGACGTCTATGGTCGCTGGGGCGGCGAGGAATTTTTAGCCATATTTCCCACCAAAAACGTTCAAGGCGTCTCAACATCTTTAGAAAGGCTGCAAAACAACATTAGACAAGCAGGTTTGAAAATTGCAGATAAGGCGATCATATTAACCGTGAGTGTCGGTGTCACTATGTTGGAAGATGCAGACGATATTTACACCTTATTAAAAAGAGTAGATACGTTACTTTATAAGGCCAAAGATAACGGACGAGATCGCATTGAAATAGGTTAG
- a CDS encoding MBL fold metallo-hydrolase yields MYLAEYPDKLMLLDGGSRADIPHLRDFIEHQLQRPFTDLKLVVVTHMHPDHAGAAHKLRTLTGCTLLAAKRETDWYGGWDGWLMHLTDLMLALWVAKRMRKPKQNLWYSRKLKPDVEMLDGDAIPGFEDWQVLETPGHTDRDLSIYHREQGILYVADLVVEVKNTLIAPFPIFHPNQYRCSIERVYELKPTFLLAAHGGEVTFDAVAYQQLLSTAPKQPITHWRFTKIKIKRLMSGLVSNK; encoded by the coding sequence ATGTATCTGGCTGAGTATCCAGATAAGCTGATGCTGCTGGATGGTGGTAGTCGAGCGGATATTCCTCATTTAAGAGATTTCATTGAGCATCAACTCCAACGCCCATTTACAGACCTTAAATTAGTGGTTGTCACTCATATGCATCCGGATCATGCGGGTGCCGCGCATAAATTGCGGACGCTAACGGGTTGTACTCTTTTGGCGGCAAAACGAGAGACAGATTGGTATGGTGGATGGGATGGTTGGTTGATGCATTTGACAGACTTGATGCTGGCCCTATGGGTGGCAAAGCGAATGCGTAAACCAAAACAGAACCTGTGGTATTCGCGTAAGCTAAAACCTGACGTTGAAATGCTCGACGGTGATGCTATTCCAGGTTTTGAAGACTGGCAAGTTCTGGAGACGCCTGGACACACAGATAGAGACCTTTCCATATATCATAGAGAACAGGGGATATTATATGTCGCTGATCTTGTTGTGGAAGTCAAAAACACACTCATTGCTCCATTTCCGATTTTTCACCCTAATCAATATCGCTGCTCAATTGAGAGGGTATACGAGTTAAAACCGACGTTTTTGTTAGCCGCACATGGTGGTGAAGTTACATTTGACGCCGTGGCTTATCAACAATTATTAAGTACCGCGCCGAAACAGCCGATCACCCATTGGCGATTTACAAAAATAAAGATCAAAAGGTTGATGAGTGGATTGGTGTCCAATAAGTAG
- a CDS encoding helix-turn-helix domain-containing protein gives MNIPAIRFKHNKCDQAEFEMVELESLYQRDLKQRPEDPHRVTFFMLLYIEEGEGVHMVDFEEYPFTAGSFVFIQREQVHAFDFSSQPKGKIILFTQDFLDRLHANMRLPNYTPTHLNSHHTPLIQLNKQDNGRCKTLLGEIANEIAHLKSDPLIVMYLFSSLSLMLHRLRPELRHDKLSHEQSNKFARFLNLLFEHFKKIRDANWYANQINTTYKTLNQVCKLATDLTAKQLIDAYTMIEIKRNLVVSNITTQQIAYDFGFEDASNFVKFFKKHADATPSQFQKAYLKPLL, from the coding sequence ATGAATATTCCAGCGATTAGATTTAAACATAATAAATGCGATCAAGCCGAGTTTGAAATGGTTGAGCTCGAATCTCTTTACCAACGGGATTTGAAGCAGAGGCCTGAAGATCCACATCGTGTCACCTTTTTTATGCTTTTGTATATAGAGGAGGGTGAGGGTGTGCATATGGTGGATTTCGAAGAATATCCATTTACTGCCGGGTCTTTTGTCTTTATTCAACGAGAGCAGGTTCATGCGTTTGATTTCTCTTCTCAACCGAAGGGGAAAATCATACTATTTACTCAAGATTTTTTAGACCGACTGCATGCCAATATGCGCTTGCCGAATTACACACCGACTCATCTAAATAGTCACCATACACCTTTGATACAGCTAAATAAGCAAGATAATGGTCGATGTAAAACCTTGCTTGGTGAAATAGCAAATGAGATAGCGCATTTAAAATCGGATCCGCTTATCGTTATGTATCTTTTTTCCTCCCTATCTTTGATGTTACATCGCTTACGGCCAGAGCTTCGCCACGATAAGCTTTCTCATGAGCAGAGCAATAAGTTTGCTCGATTTTTGAATTTACTTTTTGAGCATTTTAAGAAAATACGCGATGCAAATTGGTATGCCAATCAAATTAATACCACGTACAAAACACTCAATCAGGTATGTAAACTTGCCACTGATTTAACAGCGAAACAATTGATTGACGCGTACACGATGATAGAAATCAAAAGAAACCTAGTAGTCAGCAATATCACAACACAACAGATTGCCTATGATTTTGGGTTTGAAGACGCGAGCAATTTTGTGAAGTTTTTTAAGAAACACGCCGATGCGACACCAAGCCAATTCCAGAAAGCCTACCTGAAGCCCTTATTGTAG
- a CDS encoding response regulator, which yields MSNWNVLLVDDHPLMRRGVSQLLSFEDEFTVIAEASNGADAVTIACRKEPDLILLDLNMKGMSGLDTLKVLREEGVTSTVIVLTVSDNKQDIKALVDAGADGYLLKDTEPDELIRLLKQAMVTGNAYNEYVLEIMRDKSVSDDMFSSLTDREKEILVEVARGFSNRQIADRLFISEATVKVHIKSLLKKLCVKSRVAATVLYLENKGKS from the coding sequence ATGTCAAATTGGAACGTACTATTAGTCGATGACCACCCTCTAATGAGAAGAGGAGTGAGTCAGCTCCTATCTTTCGAAGATGAGTTTACCGTTATTGCTGAGGCCAGTAATGGTGCCGATGCCGTGACCATAGCTTGCCGAAAAGAACCTGACTTGATATTACTCGATCTCAATATGAAAGGCATGTCCGGTCTCGACACCCTTAAAGTACTGCGAGAGGAAGGCGTAACATCAACCGTTATCGTGCTTACGGTCTCTGACAACAAGCAAGATATTAAAGCATTAGTCGATGCTGGTGCCGACGGTTACCTGCTTAAAGATACCGAACCAGATGAACTCATTCGTCTGCTTAAACAAGCGATGGTCACAGGGAATGCATATAACGAGTATGTATTGGAAATAATGCGTGATAAATCTGTAAGTGATGACATGTTTAGCTCACTAACGGATCGCGAAAAAGAAATTCTTGTTGAAGTCGCGAGAGGCTTTAGTAATCGACAAATCGCTGATCGGTTATTTATTTCTGAAGCGACAGTAAAAGTACACATCAAAAGCTTACTTAAAAAGCTTTGCGTAAAATCTCGCGTTGCGGCAACCGTCCTTTATTTAGAAAATAAAGGCAAATCCTAA
- a CDS encoding hydroxymethylglutaryl-CoA reductase, producing the protein MPKLELHRRDYVSILGGDITTQELKHTLSPNYAPAKKSLLPSPYLTEKNIERRWRDLDNLSLKAELLDEHTRHQASAYQKNIENFIGTVKVPVGLAGPLRVNGLFAKDDFLIPLATTEAALVASYNRGSKLLTASGGVSAMLLNEGVTRTPGFAFYGLAEAGQFVAWAVTQYDQFKHVGESTTAYGKLTDININIEGNHVYLVFEYLTGDASGQNMVTIATNAVFEYILAHTPVEPEYAFLDGNLSGDKKANTQTLRSVRGKKVTAEAHISAELIQKYLHTTPEKMMQFGQMTTVGGALSGAIGINAHYANALAALYIACGQDAACVAESAIGMTRMEVDKNGGLYASVTLPNLMLGTVGGGTGLPSQKACLDLMGLHGTGKSQALAEVCAALCLAGELSIVGAFCAGHFARAHHKLARK; encoded by the coding sequence ATGCCTAAACTCGAACTACATCGTCGCGACTACGTTTCCATTCTTGGTGGCGATATCACAACACAAGAGTTGAAGCACACGTTGTCTCCAAATTACGCACCAGCCAAGAAAAGCCTTTTACCAAGTCCTTATTTAACCGAAAAAAATATTGAGCGACGTTGGCGTGATCTGGATAACCTTTCGTTGAAAGCGGAGTTACTGGATGAACATACGCGACATCAAGCGAGTGCTTATCAAAAAAATATCGAAAACTTTATTGGTACCGTTAAGGTTCCAGTTGGGTTAGCTGGCCCGTTAAGGGTTAATGGCTTGTTTGCGAAGGATGATTTCCTTATTCCATTGGCGACCACAGAAGCCGCTTTGGTGGCGTCGTATAATCGAGGTTCTAAGCTCCTCACTGCGTCAGGTGGTGTTAGTGCCATGCTACTCAATGAAGGTGTTACCAGAACACCAGGTTTCGCTTTTTATGGCCTAGCGGAGGCTGGTCAGTTTGTGGCTTGGGCTGTGACTCAATACGACCAATTTAAACACGTCGGTGAATCCACCACCGCTTACGGCAAGCTCACGGATATCAATATCAATATTGAAGGCAATCATGTGTACCTTGTCTTTGAATATCTAACAGGCGACGCTTCTGGTCAGAATATGGTGACCATCGCAACGAACGCCGTATTTGAATACATTTTGGCACATACACCCGTAGAACCAGAGTACGCCTTTCTAGACGGAAATTTATCAGGTGACAAAAAAGCCAACACTCAAACTCTGCGTAGTGTGCGTGGAAAAAAAGTGACGGCTGAAGCCCATATCTCTGCAGAATTAATCCAAAAGTATCTACATACAACACCTGAAAAAATGATGCAGTTTGGTCAAATGACCACAGTAGGGGGCGCATTAAGTGGGGCTATTGGGATAAATGCACACTATGCAAATGCACTAGCGGCACTGTATATCGCCTGTGGACAAGATGCCGCATGTGTTGCTGAATCGGCCATTGGTATGACTCGTATGGAAGTCGACAAAAATGGCGGGTTATATGCAAGCGTCACTTTGCCAAATTTGATGCTTGGCACCGTTGGTGGTGGGACGGGATTACCCAGTCAAAAAGCCTGTTTAGATCTGATGGGGTTACATGGTACTGGCAAATCACAAGCCCTTGCTGAAGTGTGTGCAGCTCTTTGTTTAGCGGGAGAGTTATCTATCGTTGGCGCTTTTTGTGCCGGGCACTTTGCACGAGCTCACCATAAACTTGCGCGAAAATAA
- a CDS encoding chaperone NapD, with protein MSYHVSSLAVHAAADKLEAVKAAIEAMPGTEVPGTSEVGKLVVVIEGDSRDSLAERFDKIKLLPGVLAATLVFHQMDEQVELD; from the coding sequence ATGAGTTATCACGTGAGCAGTTTAGCGGTGCATGCCGCCGCTGACAAACTCGAAGCGGTGAAAGCTGCAATAGAGGCAATGCCAGGAACCGAAGTCCCTGGAACAAGTGAAGTGGGCAAGTTAGTTGTGGTTATCGAAGGTGATAGTCGTGACAGCCTCGCGGAACGTTTTGATAAAATTAAACTATTGCCAGGGGTGCTAGCGGCAACTCTGGTTTTCCATCAAATGGATGAGCAAGTTGAGCTTGACTGA
- the napF gene encoding ferredoxin-type protein NapF, with translation MVDLARRRLFSRIPKAQLDTQAPQRMPWLVDEQIFIAGCSRCNKCLDVCETDIIIQGDGGFPEVDFSKGECSFCEKCADTCPEPLFFPRVEPLVSRTEKPWKQVAKINDKCLSIQGVECRVCGDNCEYSAIKFRLQVGGSAKPLINEFDCTGCGGCIKPCPSDAIGMYKMESIKQEA, from the coding sequence TTGGTCGATTTAGCACGGCGTCGTTTGTTTAGCCGAATACCAAAAGCGCAATTAGATACACAAGCACCTCAACGGATGCCATGGCTTGTCGATGAACAGATTTTTATCGCTGGATGTAGTCGTTGTAATAAGTGTCTAGACGTATGCGAAACCGACATCATTATTCAGGGAGACGGAGGTTTTCCTGAAGTCGATTTTAGCAAAGGTGAATGCTCCTTTTGCGAAAAATGTGCAGATACATGTCCCGAACCTCTTTTTTTTCCACGAGTTGAACCTCTTGTTTCGCGGACTGAAAAACCTTGGAAACAAGTCGCAAAAATTAATGACAAGTGTTTGTCGATACAAGGTGTTGAGTGTCGAGTTTGTGGTGATAATTGCGAATATTCAGCAATTAAATTCCGCCTTCAAGTGGGTGGCAGTGCAAAGCCATTAATAAATGAATTTGATTGTACTGGATGTGGAGGCTGTATCAAGCCATGTCCATCTGATGCAATCGGTATGTATAAAATGGAAAGCATAAAACAGGAAGCATAG